One part of the Phragmites australis chromosome 3, lpPhrAust1.1, whole genome shotgun sequence genome encodes these proteins:
- the LOC133912186 gene encoding THO complex subunit 4A-like isoform X1, with amino-acid sequence MAETLDMTLDDIIKNNKKSNPSSGGGGRSRGGSASGGGGGGGVGPTRRPFKRSGNRQAPYQPPKAPDAAWQHDMYPAVAAGGGGGGGGGRVSAIETGTKLYISNLDFGVSNEDIKELFSELGDLKRSSINYDRSGRSKGTAEVVFARRADAVAAVKKYNNVQLDGKPMKIEIVGTNTPTAASALPVTNGGQARNASKSYSAPKGGPAGLPQRRPHQRGGRRGGGSGGRRGKERSQPRSAEELDADLEKYHADSMQTN; translated from the exons atGGCGGAGACCCTCGACATGACCCTCGACGACATCATcaagaacaacaagaagagcaacCCCTCCTCCGGCGGGGGAGGCCGCAGCCGGGGCGGATCTGCctctggaggcggcggcggcggcggggttggGCCGACCAGGCGCCCCTTCAAGAGGTCCGGGAACAGGCAGGCTCCCTACCAGCCGCCGAAG GCCCCTGATGCGGCGTGGCAGCACGACATGTACCCCGCGGTCGCtgcgggaggaggtggcggcggtggcggcgggaggGTCTCGGCTATCGAGACGGGCACCAAGCTCTACATCTCCAACCTGGACTTTGGCGTCTCAAACGAGGACATCAAG GAGCTTTTCTCCGAGCTAGGTGATCTGAAGCGATCCTCAATTAACTATGACCGAAGTGGGAGGTCTAAG GGAACAGCTGAAGTTGTATTTGCAAGGCGTGCTGATGCTGTAGCCGCAGTTAAGAAATATAACAATGTGCAACTTGATGGTAAGCCCATGAAAATAGAGATAGTTGGGACCAATACTCCAACAGCAGCTTCTGCTCTTCCAGTCACTAATGGAGGCCAGGCTAGGAATGCTTCTAAGAG TTACAGCGCACCTAAGGGTGGCCCGGCAGGTCTGCCGCAGCGTAGACCCCATCAAAGAGGCGGGAGGCGCGGTGGTGGATCTGGTGGTCGTCGTGGCAAAGAGCGTAGTCAGCCAAGGTCCGCTGAAGAACTTGATGCCGACTTGGAGAAGTACCATGCTGATTCAATGCAGACCAACTAG
- the LOC133912186 gene encoding THO complex subunit 4A-like isoform X2 has protein sequence MAETLDMTLDDIIKNNKKSNPSSGGGGRSRGGSASGGGGGGGVGPTRRPFKRSGNRQAPYQPPKAPDAAWQHDMYPAVAAGGGGGGGGGRVSAIETGTKLYISNLDFGVSNEDIKELFSELGDLKRSSINYDRSGRSKGTAEVVFARRADAVAAVKKYNNVQLDGKPMKIEIVGTNTPTAASALPVTNGGQARNASKSAPKGGPAGLPQRRPHQRGGRRGGGSGGRRGKERSQPRSAEELDADLEKYHADSMQTN, from the exons atGGCGGAGACCCTCGACATGACCCTCGACGACATCATcaagaacaacaagaagagcaacCCCTCCTCCGGCGGGGGAGGCCGCAGCCGGGGCGGATCTGCctctggaggcggcggcggcggcggggttggGCCGACCAGGCGCCCCTTCAAGAGGTCCGGGAACAGGCAGGCTCCCTACCAGCCGCCGAAG GCCCCTGATGCGGCGTGGCAGCACGACATGTACCCCGCGGTCGCtgcgggaggaggtggcggcggtggcggcgggaggGTCTCGGCTATCGAGACGGGCACCAAGCTCTACATCTCCAACCTGGACTTTGGCGTCTCAAACGAGGACATCAAG GAGCTTTTCTCCGAGCTAGGTGATCTGAAGCGATCCTCAATTAACTATGACCGAAGTGGGAGGTCTAAG GGAACAGCTGAAGTTGTATTTGCAAGGCGTGCTGATGCTGTAGCCGCAGTTAAGAAATATAACAATGTGCAACTTGATGGTAAGCCCATGAAAATAGAGATAGTTGGGACCAATACTCCAACAGCAGCTTCTGCTCTTCCAGTCACTAATGGAGGCCAGGCTAGGAATGCTTCTAAGAG CGCACCTAAGGGTGGCCCGGCAGGTCTGCCGCAGCGTAGACCCCATCAAAGAGGCGGGAGGCGCGGTGGTGGATCTGGTGGTCGTCGTGGCAAAGAGCGTAGTCAGCCAAGGTCCGCTGAAGAACTTGATGCCGACTTGGAGAAGTACCATGCTGATTCAATGCAGACCAACTAG